In Mustela nigripes isolate SB6536 chromosome 2, MUSNIG.SB6536, whole genome shotgun sequence, a single window of DNA contains:
- the LOC132010148 gene encoding heterogeneous nuclear ribonucleoprotein A1-like encodes MSKSESPKEPKQLRKLFIGGLSFETTDESLRSHFEQWGTLMDCVVMRDPNTKRSRGFGFVTYATVEEVDAAMNARPHKVDGRVVEPKRAVSREDSQRPGAHLTVKKIFVGGIKEDTEEHHLRDYFEQYGKIEVIEIMTDRGSGKKRGFAFVTFDDHDSVDKIVIQKYHTVNGHNWEVRKALSKQEMASASSSQRGRSGSGNFGGGRGGGFGGNDNFREGNFSGRGGFGGSRGGGGYGGSDGYNGFGNDGSHFGGGGSYNDFGNYNHQSSNSGPMKGGNFGGRSSGPHGGGGQYFAKPRNQGGYGGSSSSSSSYGSGRRF; translated from the coding sequence ATGTCtaagtcagagtctcccaaagagcCTAAACAGCTGCGGAAGCTCTTCATCGgaggtctgagctttgaaacaaccGATGAGAGTCTGAGGAGCCATTTTGAGCAATGGGGAACACTTATGGACTGTGTGGTAATGAGAGATCCGAACACCAAGCGctccagaggctttgggtttgtcacctatgccactgtggaggaggtggatgcagccatgaatgcaaggccacacaaggtggatggaagagttgtggaaccaaagagggctgtctcaagagaagattctcaaagacctggtgcccacttaactgtgaaaaagatttttgttggtggcattaaagaagacactgaagaacatcatctaagagattatttcgaacagtatgggaaaatcgaagtgattgagatcatgactgaccgaggcagtggcaaaaagaggggttttgcttttgtaacatttgatgaccatgattctgtagacaagattgtcattcaaaaataccatactgtgaatggccacaactgggaagtaaggaaagcgctctctaagcaagagatggctagtgcttcatccagccaaagaggtcgaagtggttctggaaactttggtggtggtcgtggaggtggttttggtgggaatgacaactttCGCGAAGGAAACTTCAGTGGTcgaggtggctttggtggcagtcgaggtggtggtggatatggtggCAGTGATGGCTATAACggatttggtaatgatggaaGCCACTTTGGAGGTGGCGGAAGCTATAATGATTTTGGCAATTACAACCATCAATCCTCAAATTCTGGACCCATGAAAGGAGgcaattttggaggcagaagctctggccctcatggtggtggaggccaatacttcgccaaaccacgaaaccaaggtggctatggtggttccagcagcagcagcagcagctatggcagtggcagaaggttttaa